The Paenibacillus sp. MBLB1832 genome has a window encoding:
- a CDS encoding immune inhibitor A domain-containing protein, with product MLLVTSLTAGLFSTSTAMAAGSDNYAGAIEAPPVDLNIVDDDRLAKGLMDRGLISKNATPEQIAKAVKSYVATKNSKMISSKTINQHEEMDRKSKEFIAKQKATLLTQMNKDRLDPKNNFPNGAPIPAAKQDGYNGPVRVDKVLVLLTEFADFKHNNVVQEPGFMYANNFDREHYQKLMFGNKDFTLFDGSKIKTFKQYYEEQSGGSYSVDGFVSDWLTVPGQAVQYGDDNPAGGHDNLNPKGPRDLVKDALKAAAANGINLADYDKFDLYDLDGDGDLNEPDGLVDHLMIIHAGSGQEAGGGQLGDNAIWSHRWTLNGVYPVPGTTAAVDYWGGSMAAYDYTIQPEDGAVGVFAHEFGHDLGLPDEYDTQYSGNGEPIASWSIMSGGSWNGNIAGTTPSSFSPQNKEFFQKTMGGNWAKITEIDAADITNVGTSTLIDQSVTKSKNPGIVKVNLPDKAVAGIQPAFGAHYYYSTKGDNLHTSLSTPEFDLTQAQTASFDFKTLYDIEFEYDYLTVTATTSNETVTLDIIGDDDTNGDARAESTNGAWVDKSYDLSQFAGKKVTLHFDYVTDGGLALNGFAMDNAKLTVNGQVVLSDDAESTPSFNLDGFVVSNGIEYKKHYYYLEWRNYAGSDKALAFSRGVKYNTGLLVWYADDSYLDNWTGIHPGQGFLGVIDSHSDALVFKKDGQDSVAQTTRYQVADAAFSLDNTPAWYINNPTRGEYNYTSLQGVAEFSDATVYMNSLIPDAGRLVPTFGLKFKVLGEAKDNSAGLIWIHK from the coding sequence ATCGGGGCCTTATTAGTAAGAATGCTACTCCTGAACAAATTGCCAAAGCCGTCAAATCGTACGTTGCAACGAAAAATAGTAAAATGATTAGTTCCAAAACTATCAATCAACACGAAGAGATGGATCGAAAGTCGAAAGAATTTATTGCGAAGCAAAAGGCTACTCTTTTAACGCAAATGAATAAAGACCGTCTGGACCCGAAAAATAATTTTCCCAACGGCGCCCCCATCCCTGCTGCTAAACAAGATGGCTACAACGGACCTGTACGTGTAGATAAAGTCCTTGTGCTTTTGACAGAATTCGCTGACTTTAAGCACAACAATGTGGTGCAAGAGCCTGGTTTCATGTATGCCAATAATTTCGATCGTGAACATTACCAGAAGCTTATGTTTGGCAATAAGGATTTCACGTTATTTGACGGTTCTAAGATTAAAACCTTCAAACAATATTACGAAGAGCAATCGGGTGGCAGTTATTCGGTAGATGGCTTTGTGTCTGATTGGCTGACGGTGCCTGGACAAGCCGTTCAATATGGTGATGACAATCCAGCTGGCGGTCATGATAATCTAAACCCTAAAGGTCCTCGCGATCTTGTGAAGGATGCACTGAAAGCAGCTGCTGCAAATGGCATCAATTTAGCGGACTATGACAAGTTTGACTTATATGATCTGGATGGCGATGGCGATTTGAACGAACCCGATGGTCTGGTTGACCACCTGATGATTATTCACGCAGGTTCGGGGCAAGAAGCGGGTGGCGGTCAATTAGGCGATAATGCGATTTGGTCGCATCGCTGGACACTAAATGGTGTATACCCTGTTCCTGGCACCACAGCTGCGGTCGATTATTGGGGCGGCTCCATGGCGGCTTATGATTATACGATTCAACCTGAAGATGGCGCAGTTGGGGTGTTTGCCCATGAATTTGGCCATGACTTAGGTCTTCCAGACGAATATGATACGCAATACAGTGGAAATGGTGAGCCAATTGCGTCATGGTCCATCATGAGCGGCGGCAGCTGGAATGGTAACATTGCGGGTACGACGCCTAGCTCTTTTTCACCTCAGAATAAAGAGTTTTTCCAGAAAACAATGGGCGGCAATTGGGCCAAAATCACAGAAATTGACGCTGCGGATATTACAAATGTAGGTACATCTACCCTAATTGATCAGAGTGTAACGAAATCGAAGAACCCAGGAATCGTGAAAGTGAACTTGCCTGACAAAGCGGTTGCTGGCATTCAACCTGCGTTTGGCGCTCACTATTATTACAGTACGAAGGGCGATAATCTTCATACGTCCCTCTCCACGCCAGAGTTTGATTTAACCCAAGCACAAACGGCCTCATTTGATTTTAAAACGCTATATGATATCGAATTTGAATATGATTACTTAACGGTAACTGCTACAACTTCTAACGAAACTGTAACCCTAGATATCATTGGTGATGATGACACGAACGGCGACGCACGTGCAGAATCTACGAATGGCGCCTGGGTAGACAAGTCCTATGATTTAAGCCAATTTGCTGGCAAAAAAGTGACTCTCCACTTTGATTATGTGACAGACGGCGGACTCGCATTAAATGGATTTGCCATGGATAATGCGAAATTAACAGTAAACGGTCAAGTCGTCCTTTCTGACGACGCTGAAAGCACTCCTTCCTTTAACTTGGACGGTTTCGTGGTTTCCAATGGAATTGAATATAAAAAGCACTACTATTATCTGGAATGGAGAAATTATGCTGGATCAGATAAAGCCCTTGCCTTTAGCCGTGGTGTAAAATACAATACAGGACTTCTCGTATGGTATGCGGATGACAGTTATTTAGACAACTGGACTGGCATCCATCCAGGACAAGGCTTCCTAGGCGTAATTGACTCTCACTCTGATGCATTGGTGTTCAAGAAAGACGGCCAAGATTCCGTTGCGCAAACGACTCGCTATCAAGTTGCTGATGCCGCTTTCTCTTTGGACAATACGCCAGCGTGGTACATCAATAACCCTACTAGAGGCGAATACAACTATACATCCTTGCAGGGTGTCGCGGAATTCTCAGATGCAACGGTTTACATGAATTCACTCATCCCAGATGCTGGCCGACTCGTGCCAACTTTCGGATTAAAGTTTAAAGTCTTGGGTGAAGCCAAAGATAATTCAGCTGGATTAATTTGGATTCATAAATAA
- a CDS encoding PIG-L deacetylase family protein, with translation MNYDKMMIVAHPDDEMIFGGAQLIQEKGWLVICVTNGNNKLRRKEFQKVMKKVYTEFEMWEYEDKWDGDFDQLRLKSDLAKVLARKPVSKVVTHNLKGEYGHTQHIALSKIVHELVDRNLYVFETSEKKLDKNILAKKQLLLACYKSQDIEWLQPYIDYEIIKQVR, from the coding sequence ATGAACTATGATAAAATGATGATTGTTGCTCATCCCGATGATGAAATGATATTTGGCGGGGCCCAGCTCATACAAGAAAAGGGATGGCTGGTCATTTGTGTGACAAATGGAAACAACAAGCTCAGACGCAAGGAATTCCAGAAAGTCATGAAGAAGGTTTATACGGAATTTGAAATGTGGGAGTATGAAGATAAATGGGATGGCGATTTTGATCAGCTTCGTTTGAAGTCCGATCTAGCCAAGGTGCTTGCACGGAAACCTGTTTCCAAAGTGGTGACTCATAACTTAAAAGGAGAATACGGACACACACAACATATCGCGCTATCCAAAATTGTTCATGAATTGGTTGATCGAAATCTCTACGTATTCGAAACATCGGAAAAAAAATTAGATAAAAACATATTAGCAAAGAAACAGCTTCTGTTAGCATGCTATAAAAGTCAGGATATTGAATGGTTACAACCATATATTGATTATGAAATCATTAAGCAAGTACGGTAA
- a CDS encoding glycosyltransferase — translation MKGEEELEGHEVRVLLVLDAFDIGGTETHVLSLAKELIKQGSSVFVTGDPGPLENQFKKLSCEIYIDKTNKQKLENWIRINKINVIHAHLQDSGIVAVQLSKKLNIPLIYTFHGIFYNLEETKELFKQCSIKPTLISVSEPVQHHLKQNGIFTVFIPNGIDMKLFRR, via the coding sequence ATGAAAGGAGAGGAAGAATTGGAAGGTCATGAGGTAAGGGTTCTTTTGGTGCTTGATGCTTTTGATATTGGCGGAACAGAAACGCATGTTCTATCACTTGCGAAAGAATTAATAAAACAAGGTAGTTCTGTATTTGTAACAGGGGATCCTGGACCGCTCGAAAATCAATTTAAAAAGCTTAGTTGCGAAATTTATATAGATAAAACCAATAAACAGAAACTTGAGAATTGGATTCGAATCAACAAAATTAATGTGATCCACGCTCATTTACAGGATAGTGGCATTGTTGCCGTGCAATTGTCTAAGAAATTAAATATACCATTGATTTACACATTTCATGGGATTTTTTACAACCTGGAAGAAACAAAAGAGTTATTCAAGCAATGCTCAATTAAACCTACACTAATTAGTGTTAGTGAACCCGTTCAGCATCATTTGAAACAGAATGGCATCTTCACCGTATTCATTCCGAATGGGATTGATATGAAATTATTCAGGCGATAA
- a CDS encoding SDR family NAD(P)-dependent oxidoreductase: MGRLQDKVCIITGAGSGMGQTAAHLFAREGAKVALFEVNEQAGLKATLEIQEHGGVAAFFPCNVANEESVQTAVAQVIQHYGKVDVLYNNAGIMPSEDGSVLHTTVDVWDRVMGVNVKGTFLTCKHVIPHMVKQQKGSIINIASFVAFMGCSVPQDAYTASKGAIVSLTRSLAIQFRPQGIRSNAICPGPIETPLLTDWLLKDEEAKRIRLGRQPSGRFGKPEDIVNSAIYLASDESDWTNGAILNIDGGITCNYF, encoded by the coding sequence ATGGGGCGTTTACAGGATAAAGTATGCATCATTACGGGTGCAGGCAGCGGTATGGGGCAGACGGCGGCTCATTTGTTTGCACGGGAAGGAGCAAAGGTTGCACTCTTTGAGGTAAACGAACAGGCAGGGCTTAAAGCAACTTTGGAGATACAAGAGCATGGAGGAGTCGCGGCTTTCTTTCCTTGCAACGTGGCCAATGAAGAGAGTGTGCAGACAGCAGTGGCTCAGGTCATACAACACTACGGTAAAGTGGATGTTCTCTATAATAATGCAGGCATTATGCCTTCGGAGGACGGCTCTGTCCTTCATACGACCGTCGACGTATGGGATCGGGTCATGGGTGTCAATGTGAAAGGAACTTTTCTTACGTGTAAGCATGTTATCCCGCATATGGTAAAGCAACAGAAGGGATCCATTATCAACATCGCCTCTTTCGTTGCGTTCATGGGATGCAGTGTGCCTCAGGACGCTTATACGGCATCCAAAGGAGCCATCGTTTCCTTAACTCGGTCGCTGGCGATTCAATTTCGACCCCAAGGCATTCGCAGTAATGCGATATGTCCAGGACCGATTGAGACTCCCTTATTAACCGACTGGCTGCTGAAAGATGAGGAAGCGAAGCGGATTCGACTGGGTCGACAGCCAAGCGGGCGTTTTGGAAAACCTGAAGACATTGTGAACAGCGCGATCTATTTAGCATCGGATGAATCGGATTGGACCAACGGTGCGATTCTTAATATCGATGGGGGGATTACTTGCAATTATTTTTGA
- a CDS encoding glutamine synthetase family protein produces the protein MDENRLSGLITPAELEQAIQSGLIDTVMIAFCDMQGRLMGKRLTGEFYLRNVQSKGTHFCTYLLGTDMEMNTPSGYEQMNWESGYGDWLASPDWSTLRVIPWLEKTAMVLCDVADEKAGSPIGIAPRNILKKQMLRAEQKGFRLMMASELEFYLFKESYENIHDKGYQHMQTSGHYNEDYNLLQGTRNEPLYRKIRNHMNAAGIPIESTKGEAAVGQHEINMLYADALTSADRHVMLKHGVKEICMQHEHAVTFMAKPHNGWTGSSGHIHISLWDLQGEQNLFYDAAEQPYGMSQTMKYFLGGILACTRDFSLFFAPNVNSYKRFAPDSWAPVHIVWSHDNRTSGLRIVGDQQSLRIENRIPGADMNPYLAYSAMIAAGLYGIENGIEPTAEWKGNAYTMKGLPRVPASLYEAMELWKESPIVRSALGDQVTDHYYNMAKVEQQALNTFVTDWERARYFEQI, from the coding sequence ATGGATGAGAACCGGCTTTCAGGGCTGATTACTCCAGCGGAGCTGGAACAGGCCATTCAATCAGGGCTTATTGATACGGTGATGATTGCCTTTTGCGATATGCAGGGCCGATTGATGGGCAAACGACTTACTGGCGAATTTTATTTACGCAATGTGCAGTCCAAAGGGACTCACTTCTGTACATATTTACTTGGAACCGACATGGAGATGAACACTCCCAGCGGGTACGAGCAGATGAATTGGGAATCCGGCTACGGAGATTGGTTAGCGAGCCCCGATTGGTCCACTTTGCGCGTCATCCCTTGGCTGGAAAAGACAGCAATGGTCCTCTGCGATGTCGCAGATGAAAAAGCAGGCTCCCCCATCGGTATTGCACCGCGCAATATTCTTAAAAAGCAAATGTTAAGAGCGGAACAAAAGGGATTTCGCTTGATGATGGCGAGCGAGCTTGAATTTTATTTATTCAAAGAATCGTATGAGAACATTCATGATAAAGGTTACCAGCATATGCAGACCTCAGGTCACTATAACGAGGATTATAATTTGCTGCAGGGAACACGCAACGAGCCGCTTTATCGGAAAATCAGAAATCATATGAATGCGGCGGGAATTCCGATTGAATCGACGAAGGGGGAAGCGGCGGTTGGGCAGCATGAGATTAATATGTTGTATGCGGATGCCCTCACTTCTGCCGATCGGCATGTCATGCTAAAGCACGGGGTCAAAGAGATTTGCATGCAGCATGAGCATGCGGTGACCTTCATGGCCAAACCCCATAATGGGTGGACAGGATCGAGCGGTCATATCCACATCAGTTTATGGGACCTACAGGGAGAACAGAATCTATTTTACGACGCTGCTGAGCAGCCGTACGGGATGTCACAGACGATGAAGTATTTTCTAGGCGGTATCTTAGCGTGCACACGCGATTTTTCTCTTTTTTTCGCCCCAAATGTGAATTCATACAAACGTTTTGCCCCTGATAGCTGGGCACCTGTACATATCGTCTGGAGCCATGATAATCGAACCTCCGGCTTGCGAATTGTTGGGGATCAACAAAGCCTGCGAATTGAAAACCGAATTCCCGGCGCAGATATGAACCCTTATCTCGCCTACTCGGCGATGATCGCTGCCGGCTTATATGGCATCGAGAATGGGATCGAGCCTACAGCAGAGTGGAAAGGAAACGCCTACACCATGAAAGGACTTCCCCGTGTTCCGGCGTCGCTGTATGAAGCAATGGAGCTTTGGAAGGAAAGTCCGATTGTGCGCAGCGCACTCGGAGATCAAGTGACAGACCATTACTACAACATGGCTAAAGTGGAGCAGCAGGCTTTGAATACATTTGTCACCGATTGGGAGAGAGCCAGATATTTTGAGCAAATCTGA
- a CDS encoding NAD-dependent succinate-semialdehyde dehydrogenase has translation MRVYNPATGEVVGKVPKGGGEAAMKAVDAADQALTAWRQLTAKERGRYLCEWADRILLHRDELSILMSKEQGKPVEEAKGELEGSAEFIRWYAEEGKRIYGETIPGSSKNQRIMVWRQPIGIVGMITPWNYPAAMVVRKVAPALAAGCTVVVKPARQTPLIAVALFQLLIETGLPNGVANLVTGDATEIGQVLLTDSRVRKISFTGSTEVGKHIMQSASKQLKRLSLELGGIAPVLVFPDADLDLAADCIVSNKFENCGQVCNGINLIYAHEDIRASLSEKIVSNVRQLRVGVGTELGMDVGPLIDQAALERVERLVSEAAAKGAKILTGGHRLEEGDYAKGYFYAPTVLDDVHDEMALTKEEIFGPVAPILAFQSEEEVIARCNNTPYGLAAYLFTRDVSRVYRVCERLEFGMVAVNGTSLSVPQAPFGGIKESGMGREGGHHGLEEFLDLKYIHLKIED, from the coding sequence ATGAGGGTCTACAATCCCGCCACTGGAGAGGTGGTTGGCAAAGTTCCCAAGGGCGGTGGGGAAGCCGCTATGAAAGCGGTCGACGCCGCAGATCAGGCCCTGACCGCATGGAGGCAGCTAACAGCGAAAGAACGTGGCCGCTATCTCTGCGAATGGGCGGACCGAATTTTGCTGCATCGGGATGAGCTGTCCATCTTGATGTCCAAGGAGCAGGGTAAGCCGGTCGAAGAAGCAAAAGGGGAGCTGGAGGGTTCGGCAGAGTTTATTAGGTGGTATGCGGAAGAAGGGAAGCGGATCTACGGAGAAACAATACCGGGCTCCAGCAAAAATCAGCGAATCATGGTCTGGCGTCAGCCCATTGGTATCGTCGGCATGATTACCCCTTGGAATTATCCTGCCGCCATGGTGGTCCGCAAGGTCGCTCCGGCTCTGGCTGCAGGCTGCACGGTTGTTGTCAAGCCGGCTCGTCAAACGCCGTTAATCGCTGTGGCGCTGTTTCAGCTGTTGATCGAGACTGGACTTCCAAATGGTGTGGCTAATCTCGTAACGGGAGATGCAACTGAGATAGGCCAAGTCCTCTTAACCGACTCCCGGGTGCGTAAAATTTCATTCACAGGTTCAACTGAAGTGGGCAAGCACATCATGCAAAGCGCTTCTAAGCAGTTAAAACGGCTTTCCTTAGAGCTTGGAGGGATTGCGCCAGTGCTTGTTTTTCCTGATGCCGATCTGGACCTAGCGGCAGACTGCATTGTCAGCAATAAATTCGAGAACTGCGGCCAAGTCTGTAATGGCATTAATTTAATTTACGCGCATGAAGACATTCGGGCATCTTTGAGTGAGAAAATCGTTTCGAACGTTCGCCAACTTCGAGTGGGGGTTGGAACGGAATTGGGGATGGACGTAGGTCCCTTGATCGATCAGGCAGCCCTTGAAAGAGTAGAACGCCTAGTAAGCGAAGCTGCTGCGAAAGGGGCCAAAATTTTAACAGGCGGGCATCGATTAGAGGAAGGTGACTATGCGAAGGGTTATTTTTACGCCCCAACCGTGTTAGACGATGTTCATGATGAAATGGCACTTACGAAAGAGGAGATTTTCGGCCCTGTCGCGCCTATACTCGCTTTTCAATCCGAAGAAGAAGTGATCGCCCGCTGCAATAATACGCCATATGGATTGGCCGCCTATTTGTTTACGCGTGATGTGAGCCGAGTATACCGTGTGTGTGAAAGGCTGGAATTCGGTATGGTCGCGGTCAACGGAACATCGCTCAGTGTTCCTCAAGCGCCATTTGGCGGAATCAAGGAAAGCGGAATGGGACGCGAAGGCGGACATCATGGCTTGGAGGAATTTTTAGATCTGAAGTATATCCATTTAAAAATAGAGGATTAA
- a CDS encoding gamma-glutamyl-gamma-aminobutyrate hydrolase family protein — protein sequence MRKKPLIGITGYHVPGEEGVGGTFRGVKGQGFSVIGHDYIQAVKQVGAIPIGIPVGDRSTCSEILQAIDGLILAGGEDIDPQLYGSSPDLRCWTITPERDYFELALIEEALRLHKPILAICRGMQLLNVCFGGTLYVDISDHGEHVLAHQFSRAPRWYLGHRVKLLTPSLKKLYQANEIRTNSYHHQAVNQLGAGLEAAAVADDGIIEALIHPNHPNLLAVQWHPEMMAVKHEEGLIPFRWLIDQVNGGGSP from the coding sequence ATGAGGAAAAAGCCGCTAATCGGAATAACGGGTTATCATGTGCCTGGAGAGGAAGGCGTCGGCGGTACCTTTCGAGGAGTGAAGGGACAAGGCTTCAGCGTCATTGGCCACGATTATATCCAGGCGGTGAAGCAGGTTGGGGCCATACCAATTGGTATCCCAGTTGGGGATCGTTCAACTTGTTCTGAGATTCTGCAGGCAATCGATGGATTGATTTTGGCAGGCGGGGAGGATATTGATCCGCAGCTGTACGGCTCGAGTCCAGATCTTCGCTGTTGGACGATCACCCCGGAGCGGGATTATTTTGAGCTTGCATTGATCGAAGAAGCTCTGCGCCTTCATAAGCCGATACTCGCTATTTGCAGAGGGATGCAGCTTTTGAATGTGTGCTTCGGCGGCACGTTATATGTAGACATATCTGATCATGGTGAACATGTACTGGCTCATCAATTTTCACGTGCGCCTCGGTGGTATTTGGGTCATCGGGTTAAGCTGCTGACACCGTCCCTTAAGAAGCTTTACCAGGCTAATGAAATCCGAACGAACAGCTACCATCATCAAGCAGTCAATCAGCTCGGAGCTGGGCTTGAAGCGGCGGCCGTTGCAGATGATGGGATTATTGAAGCTCTCATTCATCCTAATCATCCGAACTTATTGGCAGTGCAGTGGCATCCGGAGATGATGGCGGTGAAGCATGAGGAAGGACTCATACCTTTCCGATGGCTCATCGATCAAGTGAACGGAGGGGGATCACCGTGA
- a CDS encoding 3-oxoacid CoA-transferase subunit B, with protein MSDDRMKIILRAVQEIHDGMYVNLGIGMPTMIASYIPEDIQVMLQSENGLLGIGPYPVQGEEDPDLINAGKETITAMQGAVYFDSADSFAMIRGGHVDLAILGGMEVAENGDLANYMIPGKMVKGMGGAMDLVSGAKRIVVIMEHVNKFGESKVKSVCTLPLTGKRVVNRLITDLAVFDFNENGMILVALQPDATLADVAAKTEAAYSVSPLLKV; from the coding sequence ATGAGTGATGACCGTATGAAAATCATACTGCGTGCCGTTCAAGAAATCCACGATGGTATGTATGTGAATCTAGGGATCGGTATGCCAACCATGATTGCAAGCTATATACCTGAGGATATCCAAGTGATGCTTCAGTCTGAGAATGGGCTGCTTGGCATCGGTCCTTACCCGGTGCAAGGCGAAGAGGATCCAGATTTGATTAACGCGGGCAAAGAAACGATTACCGCCATGCAAGGGGCAGTATACTTTGACAGTGCAGACTCTTTCGCGATGATTCGCGGCGGCCATGTGGATCTGGCGATTCTTGGCGGTATGGAAGTAGCCGAGAATGGCGACCTTGCCAACTACATGATTCCAGGGAAAATGGTCAAAGGAATGGGCGGAGCGATGGACCTCGTCAGCGGGGCTAAACGTATTGTCGTAATCATGGAGCACGTCAACAAATTCGGTGAATCGAAAGTGAAAAGCGTATGTACACTTCCATTAACAGGAAAAAGGGTTGTGAACCGTCTTATTACGGATTTGGCCGTGTTTGACTTCAATGAGAATGGCATGATTCTGGTAGCGTTACAGCCTGACGCCACTCTGGCAGACGTAGCTGCAAAGACCGAGGCAGCTTACAGCGTGTCTCCTCTCCTTAAGGTGTAA
- a CDS encoding CoA transferase subunit A, with amino-acid sequence MNKLIHSVEEAIQDIREGSTLVVGGFGLCGIPETLIEALKIQGTNQLTVVSNNCGVDDWGLGLLLANKQIKKMVSSYVGENRTFEKQFLSGELEVELVPQGTLAERIRAGGAGIPGFYTATGVGTLVAEGKPHETFDGRTYILERGIVGDFALVKAWKADPLGNLIFRKTARNFNPIAATAGKITIVEAEEIVGVGELDPNDIHTPGIYVQRVVKCVSNVKRIERLKVRSV; translated from the coding sequence ATGAATAAACTGATTCATTCGGTTGAGGAAGCCATTCAGGATATTCGGGAAGGATCCACGCTGGTTGTTGGGGGATTCGGGTTGTGCGGCATTCCAGAAACGCTTATAGAGGCTTTGAAAATACAAGGGACTAACCAACTAACCGTGGTTAGTAACAACTGCGGCGTGGACGATTGGGGACTTGGCCTGCTGCTAGCCAACAAACAAATTAAGAAAATGGTATCTTCTTATGTCGGTGAAAATAGAACGTTCGAGAAGCAGTTCCTAAGCGGCGAGCTGGAAGTGGAGCTCGTACCGCAGGGGACGCTGGCAGAACGAATCCGAGCTGGCGGTGCAGGTATACCAGGCTTCTATACAGCGACTGGGGTAGGCACTTTAGTCGCGGAAGGCAAGCCGCATGAGACGTTTGACGGACGCACCTACATCTTGGAACGGGGCATCGTTGGCGATTTTGCCTTAGTCAAAGCTTGGAAAGCGGACCCGCTAGGCAACCTCATTTTCAGAAAAACGGCCCGCAATTTTAACCCGATCGCGGCAACGGCTGGCAAAATTACGATTGTAGAAGCGGAAGAAATCGTAGGCGTGGGAGAGCTGGATCCGAATGATATTCATACGCCAGGCATCTACGTACAGCGCGTTGTGAAGTGCGTCAGCAACGTCAAACGGATTGAGCGCCTCAAGGTGCGGAGCGTATAA
- a CDS encoding aromatic amino acid hydroxylase, with amino-acid sequence MKMIPTHLKPFVTEQHYDRYTPIDHAVWRYVMRQNHHALLHTAHSAFVDGLLQSGIQTEKIPRVSEMNTCLSKIGWGAAIVNGLIPGSVFYELLANRILPIATEIRKLTNIEYTPAPDIIHEAAGHAPILFDREYRAYVQTIGSIGAKAFSMKENREVFEALRQLTIIKEDPKSTVEEIAAAQKFVEEKQNAIIDLSEAEKVSRLFWATVEYGLMGDMDNPKIYGAGLLSSVGESKHCFTEAVVKLPYSVEACIASPKTVTEMQTKLFVCNSFEELMAGAEFLANTMAFRVGGTESLEKALRSRNVATFEFNSSISVTGIVHALVKDKNGEAIYVNTTGETALSVHNQQLKGHGKDYHAKGFGTPIGMLQGNIALEACDDQALVNLSIVEGNFVDLLFVSGIRVSGRIKSIIKDNQKVILISFEDCTVTLDGHELFKKEWGTYDMAVGSRIVCAYPGAADPASYFSETLQQAETIKEPPASLTELEMLYQQVATIRENNTFTNESIQVLNDINNQLHLSYPNDWLLRLELLELAASKLSLKHLELPIKEELNELSKVASFTNLINNGLSVIYAQTGEDRDE; translated from the coding sequence ATGAAAATGATTCCAACTCATTTAAAACCATTTGTAACAGAGCAACATTATGATAGGTATACCCCCATTGATCATGCCGTATGGCGATATGTCATGCGTCAGAATCATCATGCTTTACTTCATACAGCTCACTCTGCATTTGTAGACGGACTCCTACAGTCAGGTATTCAAACAGAGAAAATACCTCGCGTTTCAGAGATGAATACGTGTCTTTCGAAAATTGGATGGGGCGCGGCGATTGTAAATGGATTGATCCCAGGCTCTGTCTTTTATGAACTGCTGGCGAACAGAATCTTACCTATCGCAACAGAAATCAGAAAATTAACGAACATTGAATACACGCCTGCCCCAGACATTATTCATGAAGCGGCAGGGCATGCGCCCATCTTGTTTGATCGGGAATATAGGGCGTATGTGCAAACCATCGGCTCGATCGGCGCAAAGGCTTTTTCCATGAAGGAAAATCGGGAAGTATTCGAGGCGCTTCGGCAATTAACGATCATCAAGGAGGATCCAAAATCAACGGTTGAAGAAATAGCGGCCGCCCAAAAATTCGTTGAGGAAAAACAAAATGCGATCATCGATCTGTCGGAAGCAGAGAAAGTATCCCGTTTATTCTGGGCTACGGTTGAATATGGACTGATGGGGGACATGGATAATCCGAAAATTTACGGCGCCGGTTTATTGTCTTCCGTTGGTGAAAGCAAGCATTGTTTTACAGAAGCAGTAGTGAAATTGCCGTACTCTGTTGAAGCGTGTATAGCGAGCCCAAAAACGGTGACAGAGATGCAAACTAAATTATTTGTTTGTAATAGCTTTGAAGAATTAATGGCTGGCGCCGAATTTCTAGCGAATACGATGGCATTCCGAGTTGGCGGAACGGAAAGTCTAGAGAAAGCACTGCGCTCGAGAAATGTTGCCACCTTCGAATTCAATTCCAGCATCAGCGTAACGGGCATCGTTCATGCACTAGTAAAGGATAAGAACGGTGAAGCGATCTATGTGAACACAACAGGTGAAACCGCGCTTTCAGTTCATAACCAACAATTGAAAGGTCACGGAAAAGACTATCATGCTAAAGGATTTGGTACGCCAATTGGTATGCTGCAAGGAAATATTGCCTTAGAAGCGTGCGATGATCAAGCACTTGTAAATTTGAGTATTGTTGAAGGAAATTTCGTTGATCTCTTGTTTGTAAGCGGTATACGCGTTTCTGGACGCATTAAAAGTATCATCAAAGACAATCAAAAAGTCATTTTAATTTCATTCGAGGATTGTACCGTGACATTGGATGGACATGAGCTATTTAAGAAGGAATGGGGCACTTATGATATGGCCGTTGGCTCGCGAATTGTTTGCGCATATCCGGGTGCTGCTGACCCTGCTTCCTACTTTAGTGAAACCCTTCAGCAAGCTGAAACTATCAAAGAGCCACCTGCTTCTCTCACCGAATTAGAAATGCTCTATCAGCAAGTTGCAACAATAAGAGAGAACAACACTTTCACCAACGAAAGTATTCAAGTACTTAATGACATTAATAATCAACTTCATCTTTCTTATCCGAATGACTGGCTACTACGGCTAGAGTTACTTGAATTAGCGGCGTCTAAACTGTCATTGAAACATTTGGAATTACCAATTAAAGAAGAGTTGAATGAGTTAAGTAAGGTGGCTTCTTTTACTAACCTAATAAACAATGGACTTTCAGTCATTTATGCGCAAACAGGAGAGGACCGCGATGAATAA